The DNA sequence CGGCGGTGTTGAGCAGGATGGGCCACAGCGCGCCCATCGCGATGACGATCAGTTTGGTGGCGTCGCCGATGCCGACGGCGACCAGCAGCACCGGGATCATCACCGGTGCCGGAAGCACCCGGAAGTAGGCGAGGATCGGGCCGGTCAGCGCACGGACGACCGACCAGCGACCGACCACGTACCCGACCCCGACACCGACTACCAGCGCCGCGGCGTACCCGACGCCCAGCCGCCACAGGCTGGGCACGACGTCGCGTACGAAGGTGTCGGAGAGCCAGACCTGGCCGAACGCCTCGACGATGGCCCGCAGCGGCGGCAGGAAGATGTTGGTGCTGTCCGCGCTGGCCACCCACCAGACGGCGAGCAGCACGACGGGAAGGCCCAGCGTGCGGCCGGCACCGGCGACGCCGCGGGCCAGGACGGTGCGCGCCCCGGCGCGTCGACCGCCGCTCACCGGACCGTCTCCCGCCGGGTCGCGACGTGCCAGTGCAGCAGCCGCCGCTCGCCGAGGCGGGCCACCGCGTCGAGCGCGATGCCGACGCCGCCGGTCAGCAGCACGAGCGCGTACATGCCGGCGGACTCGCCCGACTCCTGACTGCTCCAGATCATCTCGCCGAGGCCCGCGCTGCCCATCACCAGTCCGCCGGTGAGGGCGAGCGCGAGCGCCACGGAGACGACCAGCCGCAGGGCTGTCCCGAGGTACGGCAGCACCGTCGGCCAGGTGACGTGGACGATCCGGCCCCACCGGCCCAGGCGGAAGCTGCGGGCGGTGTCGACGGCCACCTGGTCGACGTCGCGCAGGCCGTACAGCACCTGGAACAGCACGATCCAGAAACAGGAGACGGCGACGAGCAGGATGGTGATCTGACCGACGTCCAGGACGAGGACGAGCACCGGGATCAGCACGATCGACGGGACCGGACGCAGGAAGTCCAGAGTGGACGAGGTGATCCGCAGCAGCCACGGGACGGAGCCGATCGCGAACCCGAGGACGATTCCGGCGGCCACCGCGATGAGCAGTCCGGCGGCTGCCGCCAGCAGGGTACGGCCGGTCGCGGTCCAGAACCGGGCC is a window from the Polymorphospora rubra genome containing:
- a CDS encoding ABC transporter permease; protein product: MSGGRRAGARTVLARGVAGAGRTLGLPVVLLAVWWVASADSTNIFLPPLRAIVEAFGQVWLSDTFVRDVVPSLWRLGVGYAAALVVGVGVGYVVGRWSVVRALTGPILAYFRVLPAPVMIPVLLVAVGIGDATKLIVIAMGALWPILLNTADGVRAVDDVQLETAAAYRLPAWTRHRLILRAATPQIFAGARQALGISIIVMVVSEMLMSTDGLGFTVIRFQRTFAIPQMWSGVLLLGALGFVLAKLFELVERRALRWHRGATGREESR
- a CDS encoding ABC transporter permease, with the translated sequence MTSGSHVTASGRGWTVRGAGHRRGLGVVGLLAAAVTYEAVTRAFFSPVHVPPLTAIVPEALGLLTEARFWTATGRTLLAAAAGLLIAVAAGIVLGFAIGSVPWLLRITSSTLDFLRPVPSIVLIPVLVLVLDVGQITILLVAVSCFWIVLFQVLYGLRDVDQVAVDTARSFRLGRWGRIVHVTWPTVLPYLGTALRLVVSVALALALTGGLVMGSAGLGEMIWSSQESGESAGMYALVLLTGGVGIALDAVARLGERRLLHWHVATRRETVR